One stretch of Acuticoccus sediminis DNA includes these proteins:
- a CDS encoding peroxidase-related enzyme (This protein belongs to a clade of uncharacterized proteins related to peroxidases such as the alkylhydroperoxidase AhpD.), whose protein sequence is MPNEEPVISLELPRPELSPETEAYFAKCREKLGLVPNVLLAYAFDEKKLRCFTELYNDLMLGVSELTKLEREMIAVVVSSANRCHYCLVAHGAAVRELSGDPRLGDTLVANWRYADLDERQHAMLAYAWKLTESPSEIGPADTKTLHDVGFTDRAIWDIASVAAFFNMTNRVAAATKMRPNDEYYGMARSFGGTA, encoded by the coding sequence ATGCCAAATGAAGAACCGGTGATATCGCTGGAGTTGCCTCGCCCCGAGCTGTCCCCGGAAACCGAGGCCTACTTCGCCAAATGCCGCGAGAAACTGGGCCTCGTCCCCAATGTGCTGCTGGCCTACGCGTTCGACGAGAAAAAGCTCCGCTGCTTTACCGAGCTCTATAATGATCTGATGCTCGGGGTGTCCGAGCTGACCAAGCTGGAGCGCGAGATGATCGCCGTCGTCGTCTCCTCGGCGAACCGGTGCCACTACTGCCTCGTCGCCCACGGCGCCGCGGTGCGCGAGCTTTCGGGCGACCCCAGGCTCGGCGACACGCTGGTCGCCAACTGGCGCTACGCCGACCTCGACGAGCGGCAGCACGCGATGCTCGCCTACGCCTGGAAGCTCACCGAGAGCCCCTCGGAGATCGGTCCCGCCGACACCAAGACGCTTCATGACGTCGGCTTCACCGATCGGGCGATCTGGGACATCGCCTCCGTCGCGGCCTTCTTCAACATGACCAATCGCGTCGCGGCGGCGACGAAGATGCGGCCGAACGACGAATATTACGGGATGGCGCGTTCCTTCGGCGGAACGGCATAA